The Virgibacillus sp. MSP4-1 genome has a segment encoding these proteins:
- the accB gene encoding acetyl-CoA carboxylase biotin carboxyl carrier protein: MLKVQEIRELIKLIDESSINELNYESDGTKLNLKKQESAVQGSQPVVIQKDSEVQEQVKPSVDEQSKTDAKPEATAVENQAPSEEIQEEAKDYDEEITSPMVGTFYRSPSPEKGPYVQVGDRVTNDSIVCIVEAMKLFNEIEAEINGEIVDILVEDGELVEYGQPLFRVKSK; encoded by the coding sequence ATGTTAAAAGTTCAGGAAATCAGGGAACTCATTAAATTAATTGATGAATCATCTATTAATGAATTAAATTATGAATCCGACGGAACGAAACTTAACCTTAAAAAGCAGGAGAGTGCTGTGCAGGGAAGCCAGCCAGTAGTCATTCAAAAGGATTCGGAAGTACAAGAACAAGTAAAACCATCTGTTGATGAGCAATCGAAAACGGATGCAAAGCCAGAAGCAACAGCTGTTGAAAACCAGGCACCTTCAGAAGAAATACAGGAAGAAGCGAAGGATTATGATGAAGAAATCACTTCACCAATGGTAGGAACCTTTTATCGTTCCCCTTCTCCTGAAAAAGGTCCTTATGTTCAGGTAGGAGATCGTGTAACTAATGATTCTATCGTATGTATTGTAGAAGCAATGAAACTGTTTAATGAAATTGAAGCAGAAATAAATGGTGAGATTGTTGATATTCTTGTGGAAGATGGAGAACTTGTGGAATATGGACAGCCGTTATTCAGAGTGAAGAGCAAGTAA
- the spoIIIAF gene encoding stage III sporulation protein AF has translation MSYIQDWVTEIIIFILIAMIVDLLMPQSSMQKYVRFAVGMILVLIFLQPLFHVFNANPSKFLQNELLSGSNESEQLEKEIENQKIDIQASQRAYILNQIAQQLKTIAEEELIKKYGVMIQDIKFTFPDQSEEVNWENIKMLSVAIERSEETENQEIREVDVDIDEKPATEEKLPIEDIKNDLSSFWEISKDKISIIGEGGNQT, from the coding sequence ATGTCTTATATACAGGACTGGGTTACCGAAATCATTATTTTTATATTAATTGCTATGATTGTAGATTTATTAATGCCCCAATCTTCCATGCAAAAATACGTACGGTTTGCAGTAGGAATGATTCTCGTATTAATTTTTCTTCAGCCTTTATTTCATGTTTTTAATGCCAATCCATCAAAATTCCTGCAGAATGAGCTTCTTTCCGGGTCAAACGAATCAGAACAACTGGAAAAAGAGATAGAAAATCAAAAAATAGATATACAAGCCTCACAACGTGCATATATATTAAATCAGATAGCTCAACAATTAAAAACAATAGCTGAAGAGGAGTTGATAAAAAAATATGGAGTCATGATTCAAGATATTAAATTTACATTTCCAGACCAATCAGAGGAGGTTAATTGGGAGAATATCAAAATGCTTTCAGTAGCCATTGAACGATCTGAAGAGACAGAAAATCAGGAAATACGCGAAGTAGATGTTGATATTGATGAAAAACCAGCAACTGAAGAAAAGCTTCCCATAGAGGACATCAAAAATGATTTATCCTCCTTCTGGGAAATATCCAAAGATAAAATTTCAATCATTGGGGAAGGAGGGAATCAAACATGA
- the accC gene encoding acetyl-CoA carboxylase biotin carboxylase subunit — protein MIKKLLVANRGEIAVRIIRACKELGIRTLAVYSEPDQESLHVQLADEAYCIGPALSKDSYLNITNIMTLATLTEVDAIHPGYGFLSENPDFAEICEECNITFVGPSAYSIQKMGTKDVARDTMKQAGVPIVPGSDGIIENEEEGLKVANEIGFPVIIKATAGGGGKGIRVARTEDELINGIRMTQNEAETAFGNPGVYLEKFIEDFRHVEIQVLADEYGNTIHLGERDCTIQRRMQKLIEEAPSPALTESIRQEMGQAAVKAAQAVNYRGAGTIEFIFDRTDKKFYFMEMNTRIQVEHPVTEQITGVDLIKEQIRVANGEQLPLRQEDVSFTGWAIECRINAEDPVKNFMPSAGDIRMYLPPGGLGVRVDSAAYSGWRIPPYYDSMIAKLITFGKTREEAINRMSRALDEFVVDGIHSTIPFHERMMKHKVFKDGDFNTKFLETYHIMEDEK, from the coding sequence TTGATAAAAAAATTATTAGTTGCAAATCGAGGCGAAATTGCTGTGCGTATAATTCGTGCATGTAAGGAGTTAGGGATTCGTACGTTGGCTGTTTATTCCGAGCCTGACCAGGAGTCGTTACATGTACAACTGGCGGATGAGGCTTATTGTATAGGCCCTGCCCTAAGTAAAGACAGCTACCTTAATATTACAAATATAATGACGTTAGCTACTTTAACAGAAGTGGATGCTATTCATCCAGGCTATGGCTTTTTGTCAGAGAATCCGGACTTTGCAGAGATTTGTGAAGAGTGTAATATTACCTTTGTTGGTCCAAGCGCGTACTCTATTCAAAAGATGGGAACAAAGGATGTGGCAAGAGACACCATGAAACAGGCTGGTGTTCCTATAGTCCCAGGTTCAGATGGAATTATCGAGAATGAAGAAGAAGGGCTGAAAGTGGCCAATGAAATCGGATTTCCGGTAATCATTAAGGCTACCGCAGGAGGTGGCGGTAAAGGAATCCGTGTTGCCCGTACTGAAGATGAATTGATTAATGGGATACGTATGACCCAAAATGAGGCAGAAACAGCCTTTGGCAATCCGGGAGTCTATCTGGAGAAGTTTATTGAGGACTTCCGTCATGTTGAAATTCAGGTATTAGCTGATGAATATGGGAATACAATCCATTTGGGAGAAAGAGATTGCACCATTCAGCGCCGCATGCAAAAATTAATTGAAGAAGCGCCTTCACCGGCTCTGACCGAAAGTATTCGACAGGAAATGGGACAGGCTGCGGTAAAGGCTGCCCAGGCAGTAAACTATAGAGGGGCTGGTACAATCGAATTTATATTCGATCGTACTGATAAGAAGTTTTATTTTATGGAGATGAATACGCGTATCCAAGTGGAACATCCAGTAACAGAGCAAATTACCGGAGTTGATTTGATTAAAGAACAGATTAGAGTAGCAAATGGTGAACAGCTTCCTTTACGTCAGGAGGATGTTTCGTTTACAGGCTGGGCGATTGAGTGTAGAATAAATGCAGAGGATCCCGTGAAAAACTTCATGCCATCCGCCGGAGATATTCGGATGTACCTTCCTCCAGGCGGGTTAGGTGTCCGAGTGGATTCGGCTGCCTATTCAGGATGGAGAATACCTCCTTATTATGATTCCATGATCGCTAAGCTGATTACATTCGGAAAAACACGGGAAGAAGCGATCAACCGGATGAGCAGAGCGCTTGATGAATTTGTTGTAGATGGCATCCATTCTACAATTCCTTTCCATGAGCGAATGATGAAGCATAAGGTATTTAAAGATGGGGATTTTAATACAAAGTTTCTTGAAACCTATCATATAATGGAAGATGAGAAATAA
- the nusB gene encoding transcription antitermination factor NusB: MNRREARIKAFQVLFQMDNHDIAFEDAANFALEGAAIHEFTSELVRGVITYKDDIDQAISEQLVNWSLNRIASVERTLLRLAVYEIKYNETIPIKVSINEAVEIAKEYGEENSGKFINGVLSKIVSDE; this comes from the coding sequence ATGAATCGTAGAGAAGCCAGAATAAAAGCATTTCAGGTGCTATTTCAAATGGATAATCATGACATTGCCTTTGAGGATGCAGCAAATTTTGCATTGGAGGGTGCAGCTATTCATGAATTTACCAGTGAGTTAGTACGTGGTGTGATTACATACAAAGATGATATTGATCAGGCAATTTCCGAACAATTGGTGAATTGGAGTTTGAACCGAATTGCTTCAGTGGAACGTACACTTCTAAGATTAGCCGTTTATGAAATAAAATACAATGAAACGATTCCGATAAAAGTTTCCATTAATGAGGCTGTGGAGATTGCCAAGGAATATGGAGAGGAAAACTCAGGAAAGTTCATTAATGGTGTTCTATCAAAAATTGTATCTGATGAATGA
- the spoIIIAB gene encoding stage III sporulation protein SpoIIIAB has product MKWIGAMLFLLATTQAGFDIAKRLSDRPQQIRQLKNALQILEAEIVYGQTPIHEVFYQLSKQIPEPLSDFFSELHNRLSVSQTTLYDIWNPTLKEIWKQSAMKKAEREIMDQFGKTLGQHDFTQQQKHIQLALTHLERELANAEEEKYRYGRMAKSLGVLTGLFVILLLI; this is encoded by the coding sequence ATGAAATGGATTGGAGCCATGTTGTTCCTGCTGGCGACAACTCAAGCAGGCTTTGATATAGCAAAGCGGCTTTCGGATCGACCGCAGCAAATACGGCAATTAAAAAATGCTTTGCAAATTCTTGAAGCAGAAATTGTTTATGGTCAAACACCTATTCATGAAGTTTTTTATCAGTTATCAAAGCAAATCCCGGAACCATTGAGTGATTTCTTTTCTGAACTGCATAATCGATTATCCGTTAGTCAGACAACCTTATATGATATTTGGAACCCCACATTAAAAGAAATCTGGAAACAATCAGCCATGAAGAAAGCGGAAAGGGAAATCATGGACCAGTTTGGGAAAACATTGGGCCAGCATGATTTTACACAGCAGCAAAAACACATCCAGCTTGCATTAACCCATTTGGAAAGGGAGTTGGCAAATGCTGAAGAGGAAAAATACAGATATGGAAGAATGGCGAAAAGTTTAGGGGTGTTGACGGGGTTATTTGTGATCCTGTTACTGATTTAG
- the spoIIIAE gene encoding stage III sporulation protein AE encodes MNVYFKRFIVALLLVYFYLLLPEEVQAAEPTSQQNAERWANQQIQDQSYEKIGDYWSNLKKNYGEFLPDLSNKDLTDFMKDDASVSIKSWINGLLKYLFHELLANGKLLGSLILLTLFSVILQTLQNAFESKTVNKVAYAIVYLVLITLALSSFQLAVSYTNNAIDAMSNFMWALLPLILSIMASVGSITSITFFQPIILFLINVSGFLISTFVIPLIFLSALLHIVSSLNENYQATKLANLLRNVGLSVLGVFFTIFVGVISVQGATTAITDGLAVRTAKFVTGNFIPVIGRMFTDAADTMLSASMLLKNTIGIVGVIIVLGVALFPAIKVLVISVIYKLAAAILQPVGGGPVINTMDLISKHIMYIFAALLVVTMMFFFSIVILVAASNLTLMVR; translated from the coding sequence GTGAATGTGTACTTTAAAAGATTCATAGTGGCTCTTCTCTTAGTTTATTTCTATTTATTACTCCCTGAAGAAGTACAAGCTGCTGAACCGACTTCACAGCAAAATGCGGAGCGCTGGGCAAACCAGCAAATACAGGATCAATCCTATGAAAAAATAGGAGATTACTGGTCAAATCTAAAGAAAAATTATGGAGAGTTTTTACCTGACTTATCTAATAAAGATTTGACGGATTTTATGAAGGATGACGCATCTGTATCCATTAAAAGCTGGATCAATGGTCTATTAAAGTATCTTTTTCATGAATTATTGGCGAATGGGAAATTACTGGGGTCACTGATTCTATTAACGCTGTTTTCAGTTATTTTGCAAACGCTGCAAAATGCTTTTGAATCCAAAACCGTAAATAAAGTTGCCTATGCCATCGTCTATCTTGTTTTAATTACTCTTGCCTTGAGCAGCTTTCAGTTAGCTGTTTCCTATACCAATAATGCCATCGATGCAATGTCAAATTTCATGTGGGCTCTATTGCCGTTAATTTTGAGCATTATGGCATCAGTAGGAAGTATAACCTCTATAACTTTTTTTCAGCCGATTATACTCTTTTTAATCAATGTCAGTGGTTTCTTAATTTCAACCTTTGTTATTCCGCTGATTTTTCTATCGGCTCTGCTCCATATTGTAAGCTCCTTGAATGAAAACTATCAGGCAACCAAGCTGGCCAATCTGCTTAGAAATGTGGGTCTTTCTGTTCTAGGCGTATTTTTTACGATCTTTGTAGGTGTTATTTCTGTGCAAGGGGCAACGACTGCTATTACAGATGGACTGGCTGTCAGAACAGCAAAATTTGTGACGGGAAATTTTATTCCTGTCATTGGAAGAATGTTTACGGATGCAGCAGATACAATGTTATCAGCCTCTATGCTGTTAAAAAACACCATTGGAATCGTCGGAGTGATTATTGTTTTGGGAGTAGCTCTATTTCCGGCTATCAAGGTTTTAGTGATTTCGGTTATATATAAGTTAGCTGCTGCCATCCTGCAGCCGGTAGGAGGAGGACCGGTGATCAATACAATGGACTTAATAAGTAAACACATTATGTATATTTTTGCAGCCCTGCTCGTTGTAACGATGATGTTCTTTTTTTCCATTGTCATTCTGGTAGCGGCCAGCAATTTGACCTTAATGGTTCGATAG
- the spoIIIAA gene encoding stage III sporulation protein AA — MEEILRLFPESIEDKLRREIMNWNQLEEIRVRIGKPIELVFTAYSRMIVHLLPDKQDGLFILNQLSEHSIYRFEDELREGYITIEGGHRVGISGKVNTERGYVKAIRHLTFFNIRIARQVKDTSKPYLPLLYQNRYLNTLFIGPPKCGKTTFLRDIIRYMSNGYKHYPAKKVGVIDERSEIAACRNGIPQHDVGLRTDVMDACPKAEGMMMMIRSMSPDVIAVDEIGSEEDVKALMEAVYAGVTVICSVHGQNLDEVRSRPSLQPLFRQNAFQRYVTFSNHPKPGTVISVTDENGQTQNHHVRSKGYEMDWSHVVPAGDNSSRL; from the coding sequence TTGGAAGAGATTTTAAGACTATTTCCTGAATCGATTGAAGACAAGCTTCGGAGAGAAATTATGAATTGGAACCAGCTGGAGGAAATTAGAGTTCGTATTGGAAAACCTATAGAACTCGTTTTTACGGCCTATTCCAGAATGATTGTTCATCTATTGCCGGATAAACAGGATGGTTTGTTTATTTTAAACCAATTAAGTGAACATTCGATTTATCGATTTGAGGACGAGCTTCGGGAAGGCTACATTACCATTGAAGGAGGTCATCGGGTTGGGATTTCCGGCAAAGTCAATACAGAAAGAGGGTATGTGAAGGCTATTCGGCACCTAACCTTCTTTAATATACGTATAGCCAGGCAGGTAAAGGACACAAGTAAGCCTTATCTTCCGCTGTTATATCAGAACCGTTATCTGAATACATTGTTCATTGGTCCGCCTAAATGCGGCAAAACCACATTTTTAAGGGATATCATTCGCTATATGAGTAATGGTTATAAACATTATCCGGCTAAAAAGGTTGGAGTGATTGATGAACGATCAGAAATTGCTGCCTGCAGGAACGGAATTCCACAGCATGATGTAGGACTTCGAACGGATGTAATGGATGCCTGTCCAAAAGCTGAAGGGATGATGATGATGATCAGGTCAATGTCCCCGGATGTAATTGCCGTGGATGAAATAGGGTCGGAAGAAGATGTGAAGGCCTTAATGGAAGCTGTTTATGCAGGAGTAACCGTGATCTGCAGTGTTCATGGACAAAATTTAGATGAGGTACGAAGCCGTCCTTCATTACAGCCCTTATTCCGGCAGAATGCTTTTCAACGCTATGTGACATTTTCGAATCACCCTAAACCTGGCACGGTAATATCGGTTACAGATGAAAATGGACAAACCCAAAATCACCACGTAAGGAGCAAAGGTTATGAAATGGATTGGAGCCATGTTGTTCCTGCTGGCGACAACTCAAGCAGGCTTTGA
- the spoIIIAC gene encoding stage III sporulation protein AC, with protein MNEVYLLFQIAGIGLIVAIIHTLLKQAGKEDLAHWATLVGFIIVLLVVIDNLAELFQQIRSVFLFQIILGGF; from the coding sequence ATGAATGAAGTTTATCTTTTATTCCAAATTGCAGGAATCGGTTTGATTGTTGCCATCATTCACACACTGTTGAAACAGGCGGGAAAAGAGGACTTAGCGCATTGGGCAACATTGGTAGGATTTATCATCGTTTTACTGGTGGTTATAGATAACTTAGCCGAGTTATTCCAGCAAATACGCTCGGTTTTTCTCTTTCAGATTATCCTGGGAGGATTCTGA
- the folD gene encoding bifunctional methylenetetrahydrofolate dehydrogenase/methenyltetrahydrofolate cyclohydrolase FolD: protein MTAEIIYGSKMAEEIREQLKVEVKELEKKEIHPGLTVVIVGDNPASKSYVKFKQRACEKAGIRSSVIELPEETTQEQLLQHVNQLNEDSSVHGILVQLPLPEQIDEKVIIESIAPEKDVDGFHPYNIGRLQTNQDAFVPCTPLGILELIKKSNISIKGKHVVVVGRSNIVGKPVGQLFLNEHATVTYCHSVTEDLGAITRQADILIVAVGKANMIGKDAVKEGAVVVDVGNNYLSDGSLAGDVDFESVKEAASYITPVPKGVGPMTITMLLRNTLKAAKQISS from the coding sequence ATGACTGCAGAAATTATATATGGAAGCAAAATGGCAGAAGAAATAAGAGAACAATTAAAAGTGGAAGTAAAGGAACTTGAAAAGAAAGAGATCCACCCGGGACTGACCGTTGTTATTGTCGGCGATAATCCTGCCTCAAAATCGTACGTGAAGTTTAAACAGCGTGCATGTGAAAAAGCAGGTATTCGTTCAAGCGTAATCGAACTTCCGGAAGAGACAACACAGGAACAACTCCTGCAGCATGTAAATCAATTAAATGAAGATTCAAGTGTTCATGGAATCCTTGTCCAATTACCACTTCCGGAGCAGATAGATGAAAAGGTAATTATTGAGAGTATTGCTCCGGAAAAAGATGTAGACGGTTTTCATCCATATAATATAGGACGTCTGCAGACGAATCAGGATGCCTTTGTTCCCTGTACACCTTTGGGAATACTTGAGCTGATCAAAAAAAGCAATATATCAATCAAAGGAAAACATGTAGTTGTTGTGGGAAGAAGTAATATAGTCGGTAAACCGGTCGGACAGTTATTCCTGAACGAACATGCAACGGTAACTTACTGCCATTCCGTAACAGAAGATTTAGGTGCTATCACAAGACAGGCGGATATTTTAATTGTTGCGGTAGGAAAAGCTAACATGATTGGAAAAGATGCTGTTAAAGAAGGTGCAGTGGTGGTTGATGTTGGAAACAATTATCTGTCAGATGGCTCGCTGGCAGGTGATGTAGATTTTGAATCTGTGAAAGAAGCAGCTTCCTATATTACACCTGTACCCAAGGGAGTAGGACCAATGACCATCACGATGCTTCTCCGGAACACCCTGAAAGCAGCCAAACAAATTTCATCATAA
- the spoIIIAG gene encoding stage III sporulation protein AG, translating to MKNLWSLFKLRKDENGKPTKLSYVMILGLVGILLVLTSNIFQDDSNEPAPYLEQNQSAPKNSGVETHQSEPDKASIIAEMEKQYETELQEMLKNMEGISGVDVMVNLDATSLKIYEKNRTTNEQTTEEEDSNGGDRTIEEFSEDKQTVIVRSQNDESPILIQTKKPKVRGVLIVGNGLGNVQTEEMVIEAVSRVLDVPTHRISVAPKKN from the coding sequence ATGAAAAATTTATGGTCTCTTTTTAAATTGAGAAAAGATGAAAATGGAAAGCCTACTAAACTTTCATATGTTATGATTCTTGGATTAGTAGGGATCCTGCTTGTACTTACGAGTAATATTTTTCAGGATGATTCAAATGAACCAGCCCCTTATTTAGAACAAAACCAGAGTGCCCCGAAAAACAGTGGGGTTGAAACCCATCAGAGCGAACCGGACAAAGCAAGCATCATAGCTGAAATGGAAAAACAATATGAAACCGAACTACAAGAAATGCTGAAGAATATGGAGGGGATCTCTGGTGTTGATGTGATGGTAAACCTGGATGCTACTTCGCTCAAAATCTATGAAAAAAATAGAACAACAAATGAACAGACAACAGAAGAGGAAGATTCAAATGGGGGGGATCGTACAATAGAGGAGTTTTCGGAGGATAAGCAGACCGTAATTGTGCGAAGTCAAAATGATGAATCACCGATACTGATTCAAACGAAAAAACCTAAAGTACGCGGTGTATTAATCGTGGGCAATGGTCTGGGAAACGTCCAGACAGAGGAAATGGTAATTGAAGCTGTTTCCCGTGTACTGGATGTACCGACACATCGTATATCTGTAGCACCCAAAAAAAATTAA
- the spoIIIAD gene encoding stage III sporulation protein AD: MGIFEIVSLGMLAAILAIIVRDQSPSISFFIVMLTGIIIFLVLIQHIAEIFRLISTLTTKANINFMYVETILKIIGIAYISEFGAQIIRDAGLNSIASKIELAGKIFILVLAVPILTAVIETILSFIPV; this comes from the coding sequence ATGGGGATCTTTGAAATTGTTTCCCTGGGAATGCTGGCTGCTATATTAGCCATTATTGTTCGTGATCAAAGCCCTTCAATTTCTTTCTTTATCGTCATGTTAACAGGTATCATTATCTTTTTAGTCCTCATTCAGCACATAGCCGAAATATTCCGGCTGATTTCAACTTTGACGACGAAAGCCAATATTAATTTTATGTATGTCGAGACCATTCTGAAAATTATTGGTATCGCCTATATTTCCGAATTTGGTGCACAAATTATACGGGATGCAGGCCTGAATTCGATTGCTTCCAAGATTGAACTGGCTGGAAAAATATTCATTCTCGTACTTGCCGTACCTATCCTGACAGCTGTTATTGAAACCATCCTTAGCTTTATTCCTGTTTAG
- the xseA gene encoding exodeoxyribonuclease VII large subunit yields the protein MTVEDRYLTVTALTRYVKRKMETDRNLKQVYLRGEISNFKRHSRGHMYLTIKDDRSRIQAVMFASYNRYIKFTPEDGMSVLIKGEIGVYEPYGQYQLYIHEMQPDGIGSLYLAYEQLKKKLGAEGLFDPRFKKPIPAYPEHIGVITSPTGAAIRDIFSTLNRRYPIVKKTLIPVLVQGENGADSIVQAIKKANLSDQFDVLIVGRGGGSIEELWNFNEERVARAIVDSSTPVISAVGHETDYTISDFAADLRAPTPTGAAELAVPSLKEVADRITVMRNRIVRALQTKTQANRERLTSLRESYAFRYPVHMLRQKEQDLDRMFEQMQRASRQYIQRKKENNEHLNKRLIQHHPNRKIGDMQKNVTQIRSRIHKQMEYVLQQKMNSFQKDVEKLSLLNPMEVIRRGYAIPYDQQKNVVRTVSQVQPGDKMYVRLKDGLVDCQVWGLEEEVQKNE from the coding sequence ATGACTGTGGAAGATCGGTACTTAACGGTAACGGCTTTAACAAGATATGTGAAACGAAAAATGGAAACGGACCGTAATTTAAAGCAGGTTTATTTACGGGGAGAGATATCAAATTTTAAACGTCACTCACGAGGGCACATGTATTTAACAATCAAGGATGATCGGTCCAGAATACAAGCGGTGATGTTTGCCAGCTACAACCGATACATTAAATTTACTCCTGAGGACGGGATGAGTGTCCTTATAAAAGGGGAAATTGGTGTATATGAACCATATGGCCAATATCAGTTGTATATTCATGAGATGCAGCCAGATGGAATCGGCTCTCTATATCTCGCTTATGAGCAGTTAAAGAAAAAACTAGGAGCTGAAGGACTGTTTGATCCACGTTTTAAAAAGCCGATTCCTGCCTATCCGGAACATATTGGAGTTATTACTTCCCCCACAGGAGCGGCTATCCGCGATATTTTTTCCACATTGAATCGCCGATATCCAATCGTGAAAAAAACCTTAATACCCGTGCTCGTCCAGGGAGAAAATGGAGCTGATTCCATTGTTCAGGCCATCAAAAAGGCGAATTTATCAGACCAGTTTGATGTTTTAATTGTAGGACGAGGGGGAGGTTCTATTGAGGAATTATGGAATTTTAATGAAGAACGTGTGGCTCGTGCTATTGTGGATTCGAGCACCCCGGTGATTTCAGCGGTAGGTCACGAAACCGATTATACCATCAGTGATTTTGCTGCAGATTTACGGGCTCCTACCCCGACAGGAGCCGCTGAATTGGCCGTACCATCTTTAAAAGAAGTGGCAGATCGTATAACTGTTATGAGAAATCGTATAGTACGAGCCCTGCAAACGAAGACACAGGCCAATCGTGAGCGGTTAACCTCACTGAGAGAATCCTATGCATTTCGCTATCCTGTTCATATGCTGAGACAAAAAGAACAGGATCTGGACCGGATGTTTGAGCAAATGCAAAGGGCCTCAAGGCAATATATCCAGCGTAAAAAGGAAAATAATGAGCATTTAAATAAAAGACTCATCCAGCATCATCCGAACCGGAAAATCGGGGACATGCAAAAAAATGTAACTCAGATCCGAAGCAGAATCCATAAGCAAATGGAATATGTGCTGCAGCAAAAAATGAACAGCTTTCAGAAGGATGTTGAAAAGTTATCATTATTAAACCCTATGGAAGTGATTCGACGCGGATATGCAATACCTTATGATCAGCAGAAAAATGTGGTCAGAACCGTCTCGCAGGTTCAGCCCGGAGATAAAATGTATGTGAGATTGAAAGATGGTTTAGTAGATTGCCAAGTATGGGGATTAGAAGAGGAGGTTCAAAAAAATGAGTGA
- a CDS encoding SpoIIIAH-like family protein, whose amino-acid sequence MMLKKQTVWLLTMLSLLIVLSVYYMTSPGGDQVALINDDNKENAEETSNEDSTIETNVTEGEATEVDANGNPISSTSTDDLFTQLRLEIQDMRSQQKEQFNEVLTSSSATAAEKNEAMEKKNRLEEVQTKEAILEKVIQSEKNYSDVLVRAEENVVKVTVKADEHSGTEANHIMQMVRDEFGEIRVEVDFQPSNT is encoded by the coding sequence ATGATGCTAAAGAAACAAACTGTGTGGTTATTAACCATGTTAAGCCTGCTTATTGTGCTGAGTGTTTACTACATGACCTCACCGGGAGGCGATCAGGTAGCTCTTATTAATGATGATAATAAAGAAAACGCTGAGGAAACGTCGAATGAAGATTCAACAATTGAAACAAATGTGACGGAAGGAGAGGCTACCGAAGTTGATGCAAATGGCAATCCGATTTCATCCACTTCTACGGATGATCTGTTTACCCAGCTTAGACTGGAAATTCAGGACATGCGTAGCCAGCAAAAGGAACAGTTTAATGAAGTACTGACATCCAGCAGTGCTACGGCAGCAGAAAAAAATGAGGCGATGGAAAAGAAAAATCGCTTAGAAGAAGTTCAAACAAAGGAAGCCATTTTGGAAAAAGTCATTCAATCAGAAAAGAATTACTCTGATGTGTTGGTCAGAGCTGAAGAAAATGTTGTGAAAGTTACGGTAAAAGCGGACGAACATTCAGGTACAGAGGCCAATCATATTATGCAAATGGTAAGGGATGAATTCGGCGAGATCAGAGTGGAAGTTGATTTCCAGCCATCGAATACGTAA
- a CDS encoding Asp23/Gls24 family envelope stress response protein, whose protein sequence is MQDNNLLNVSEDTSLGNVQIAPEVIEVIAGIAANEVKGVAQMRGNFASNVTERFGKKNHGKGIKVELTDNGIKIDTYSVLEYGVSIPTVAQQIQDNIRQTLKNMTALEIEEVNVHIVAVQMDAKEDEVGTSEA, encoded by the coding sequence TTGCAGGATAACAACTTATTAAATGTTAGTGAAGATACATCCTTAGGAAATGTTCAAATTGCACCTGAAGTTATAGAAGTAATTGCCGGAATTGCAGCCAATGAAGTAAAAGGTGTTGCACAGATGCGCGGGAACTTTGCTTCTAATGTCACAGAGAGATTCGGAAAAAAGAATCATGGAAAAGGAATCAAAGTTGAACTGACGGATAATGGCATTAAAATTGATACATATTCTGTGCTGGAATATGGTGTATCTATACCGACTGTTGCACAGCAAATTCAGGATAACATCCGTCAGACACTAAAAAATATGACTGCCCTAGAAATTGAAGAAGTAAATGTGCACATTGTTGCCGTTCAAATGGATGCTAAAGAAGATGAAGTCGGTACCAGTGAAGCATGA